One Brassica napus cultivar Da-Ae chromosome C4, Da-Ae, whole genome shotgun sequence genomic region harbors:
- the LOC125585818 gene encoding uncharacterized protein LOC125585818, with product MGRCKLKERERDAGYCLLFVENLKRAALKMETSDVDLWSLSQREDESLREFMNRFKLDNPGRSSQGNGLHHDGRKDESPLLEVQPAEDVREKEKPSQRQTSGNTWTRNQFKDNSYCEFHQTRGHSTMNCKVFGARLSAKLLAGEILKVTGIKDLLLDSNRPPKTDKESPKNDTRENQSGEKRGRRQDDRGNDSNRRRDPIDTGSTVNVIFRDTLQRMNIELREVVPEPKPLTGFSGATTMTLGSIKLPEMAKEVTKIIEFAVVDNSAIYNVIMGNPWINAMKAVPSTYHLGIKFLTPNRSAAKKAQNAPESSIKSDPESPDQATNPDGDIVPESIALPADSPTPEMVVDPTESPTAEVTGTIPSSE from the exons ATGGGAAGGTGCAAACTCAAGGAACGCGAACgagacgctggctactgcctcctcttcgtcgaaaacctcaaaAGAGCCGCGCTCAAAAT GGAAACCTCAGACGTCGACCTTTGGAGTCTAtctcaaagagaagacgaaTCACTCCGCGAATTCATGAACAGGTTCAAGCTG GACAATCCAGGACGCTCTTCACAAGGCAATGGACTTCATCACGATGGAAGAAAAGATGAGAGTCCTCTCCTagaagtacaacccgcagaagaCGTCCGCGAGAAGGAAAAACCCTCGCAACGACAG ACTTCCGGAAATACCTGGACCAGGAACCAGTTCAAGGATAATtcctactgcgagttccaccagaccagAGGTCATTCCACTATGAACTGCAAGGTTTTCGGTGCAAGGCTTTCTGCGAAGCTCCTCGCGGGCGAAATTTTGAAGGTCACAGGCATAAAAGACCTCCTCCTGGATTCCAATCGCCCTCCCAAAACTGATAAAGAGTCCCCCAAAAACGACACCCGCGAAAATCAGTCGGGCGAGAAACGCGGAAGGAGGCAGGATGACCGAGGAAACGACAGCAACCGTCGAAGG GATCCtatcgacacgggaagcacagtCAACGTCATCTTCCGCGATACCCTCCAGAGGATGAACATCGAACTCAGAGAAGTCGTCCCGGAACCAAAACCTCTCACCGGTTTCTCAGGTGCAACGACAATGACCCTAGGATCAATCAAACTCCCCGAGATGGCTAAAGAGGTGACGAAAATCAttgaattcgcggtagtcgataaCTCGGCCATCTACAATGTCATCATGGGAAATCCTTGGATCAATGCCATGAAAGCGGTACCGTCGACTTACCACCTTGGCATCAAGTTCCTAACTCCAAACAGATCAGCG GCTAAGAAAGCTCAAAATGCTCCCGAGAGCTCCATAAAAAGTGATCCAGAATCACCAGACCAGGCAACAAATCCAGACGGCGACATAGTCCCCGAGTCCATCGCCTTGCCAGCGGACAGCCCGACTCCTGAAATGGTCGTCGATCCAACTGAATCCCCAACGGCTGAAGTAACCGGAACGATCCCATCCAGCGAGTAG
- the LOC106449419 gene encoding monothiol glutaredoxin-S9, whose protein sequence is MDKVVRMSSEKGVVIFSKSSCCMSYAVQVLFQDLGVHPTVHEIDKDPDCREIEKALMRLGCSTPVPAIFVDGKLVGSTNEVMSMHLSGSLVPLVKPFQANLC, encoded by the coding sequence ATGGACAAAGTTGTGAGAATGTCTTCGGAGAAAGGAGTGGTTATATTCAGCAAGAGCTCGTGTTGCATGTCCTATGCGGTCCAGGTCCTCTTCCAAGACCTCGGGGTTCACCCGACCGTCCATGAGATAGACAAGGACCCTGATTGTCGAGAGATAGAGAAAGCCCTGATGAGGCTCGGGTGTTCCACACCGGTCCCAGCCATCTTTGTGGATGGGAAGCTCGTTGGTTCGACCAATGAAGTCATGTCGATGCACCTTAGCGGCTCGCTGGTTCCGCTCGTTAAGCCATTTCAAGCCAATCTATGTTAA